In one Bryobacteraceae bacterium genomic region, the following are encoded:
- a CDS encoding RNA polymerase sigma factor, with the protein MELTMALGEPSAAASFEQWLIAFERPVLRLCYRLLGNAADAEDAAQEVFLKAWRNRGHLDGRDPSPWLYQIAVNTCRDHYRRRRPAGEITGREEAPGCDPESLAGRQEREAMVMEGLAGLGERERMALVLRDLEGLATAEVAVLMGVSEATVRSQNAQARAKLREWISKRMAR; encoded by the coding sequence ATGGAGCTGACGATGGCGCTCGGCGAACCCTCCGCGGCTGCCTCATTCGAACAGTGGTTGATCGCCTTCGAACGGCCGGTTCTGCGGCTATGCTACCGGCTGCTCGGCAACGCGGCCGACGCCGAGGATGCCGCACAGGAGGTCTTCCTCAAGGCGTGGCGCAATCGCGGGCACCTGGATGGGCGCGACCCTTCGCCATGGCTCTATCAGATTGCCGTGAACACGTGCCGCGACCATTACCGGCGGCGGCGTCCGGCGGGCGAGATCACCGGCCGGGAAGAGGCGCCCGGCTGCGATCCGGAATCGCTCGCAGGCCGGCAGGAACGGGAGGCGATGGTGATGGAAGGGCTGGCCGGGCTGGGCGAACGGGAACGAATGGCGCTGGTGCTGCGGGACCTCGAAGGGCTGGCGACAGCCGAGGTGGCCGTGCTGATGGGCGTTTCGGAGGCCACCGTACGGTCTCAGAATGCGCAGGCGCGGGCGAAGCTGCGGGAATGGATTTCGAAAAGGATGGCGCGATGA